The proteins below come from a single Streptococcus canis genomic window:
- the galE gene encoding UDP-glucose 4-epimerase GalE, with protein sequence MAILVLGGAGYIGSHMVDRLIKKGNEAVIVVDNLVTGHRAALHPDSTFYQGDLADQDFMRQVFKAHPDIDAVIHFAAYSLVGESMQEPLKYFDNNTVGMIKLLEVMKECGVNYIVFSSTAATYGIPKEIPIKETAEQNPINPYGESKLMMETIMKWSDKAYGIKFVALRYFNVAGGKPDGSLGEDHNPETHLLPIILQVAQGVRDKLMIFGDDYQTPDGTNIRDYVHPFDLADAHMLAVEYLRAGNDSTAFNLGSATGFSNLELLEAARKVTGREIPAQIVARRPGDPDTLIASSDKARQLLGWKPQFDNIETIIETAWAWHSSHPNGYDD encoded by the coding sequence ATGGCAATTTTAGTGCTTGGTGGGGCTGGTTACATTGGCTCACATATGGTTGATCGTCTGATAAAAAAAGGAAATGAAGCGGTGATTGTAGTGGACAATTTAGTAACTGGACATCGTGCAGCTTTGCATCCAGATTCTACTTTTTATCAAGGAGATTTGGCGGATCAGGATTTTATGCGCCAAGTTTTTAAGGCACATCCTGATATTGATGCTGTTATTCATTTTGCGGCCTATTCTTTAGTTGGCGAATCCATGCAGGAACCCTTAAAATACTTCGACAATAATACAGTAGGCATGATTAAACTCTTAGAAGTCATGAAAGAATGTGGTGTCAACTATATCGTTTTTTCATCAACCGCTGCAACTTATGGTATTCCAAAAGAAATTCCAATCAAAGAAACAGCAGAACAAAACCCGATAAACCCGTATGGTGAAAGTAAATTGATGATGGAGACTATCATGAAATGGTCAGATAAAGCTTATGGCATCAAGTTTGTAGCTTTGCGCTATTTCAATGTTGCTGGGGGCAAGCCAGATGGTAGCCTTGGAGAAGATCATAACCCCGAAACACATTTGTTACCAATTATTCTTCAAGTGGCACAAGGGGTGAGAGATAAGTTGATGATTTTTGGAGATGACTATCAGACTCCTGATGGCACAAATATTCGTGATTATGTGCATCCTTTTGACCTAGCAGATGCACACATGCTAGCAGTTGAATATTTAAGAGCTGGGAATGACTCAACCGCCTTTAATTTGGGATCTGCTACCGGTTTTTCAAACCTTGAACTATTAGAAGCTGCCCGAAAGGTCACTGGAAGAGAAATTCCAGCCCAAATAGTAGCTCGTAGACCGGGAGACCCGGATACTTTGATAGCCTCATCTGACAAAGCCAGACAATTACTGGGGTGGAAACCACAATTTGACAATATTGAAACCATTATTGAGACAGCATGGGCTTGGCATTCCAGCCATCCCAATGGCTATGATGACTGA